ACTGCATCAGATCGTTGCCGAACTGTAAAGCAATATGCTCCCACCGTGATTCATACTGGCAGAGTGGTTTTTGAAAACATACCCGGGAGTCTTCTGTAGTCAACGATGTTATCGACAGATAGACAATTTATCGCAAGCTTCCCGCTTGCTCTGGCTCTCGTTCGCCTGGAAGGGAAAGTTAGCCTAGCAACACAACCAGCTAGCTTTCCGCCGTCTTTCTGGCTAGCCCGGTCAGCCGCGTACGAAAATGGAGTCTCCTCGTCACTTCTGAAATATGTTGGTTTGTTGACGACTGCAAATCCCAAGCTGAATTACAAAAGTCAGAAATGCATCCCACACACGACGACAAACTATCTTAAAAGTGGATATGTTACGTAGTTAGCTGACTAGCTTTGCACAACGCTCATCGAGTAGCAAAAGTTGATGGGCAACGTCCAGTGCAACCGAACTATTATTGACCACGCCCACACGCTGCTCTATTCGCTAATGTCAAGGTCAATTTTACAAATCAAGTGTTTTGAGCTTTGTGGTTGGGCAGGCGTTTTGTGGGCGAGGCCTTGTGGTTAGGTTTACTCTGGGTTTACTCTCTTGATACAGAGCAGAGGTACAGTGGCCTCTATTTGGCTGCCAACATAATTACTCACACGAACAGCTTACAGGGGATGCTGTCACCCGGAGCAATACCACAACCTGCCTGCTACGAGAAACGTTTTTAGTGTCTGTACTGTAAATCAGATGTATGGTTATCAGATGAACAGTTATTATTTGCATTAAATTGTAATTAGTGAGTAATTCAGCATCTTGGATTAGAGTTCTAGAGAGGTAGCCTACAATTTAATTTCGGATGGACAATTTACATAGCCTACTGTAATTAGGGCTTAAGCAATGAGCTTTTACAATAATTTAGTTGTAATGAGGAATATGCAACGCTGAGATTGAATTAGATTTGAATAGATAGCTGAAATAGATAGAATAGAAAgcctttataaaaacaaaagtagGGGCGCTACTCCTGCAAAAACAAGACACCACAACAACTTCAGCAAACAAATATCTACAGCCGACAGCCCATGGTTCTAAAATGATTTAACacaatgcagtttttttttaactagaaTAAGAGTATTTATTGCACTAGAATACATGTAATTATTGCTGGTAAGAATTGTTATTATTGCACTAGAATAGTTATTGCACAAGATCCAGAAGGTTTGCCCTCGAAAGATTCAGGGTAATTCAAAGCTTGTTGGAATTAAGTGTGCTTATGGCCCAGAGAAAGAAACTGTTCTAATGTATTGTGTAAATAATGTAGTTCAAATTAAAGGGCCAgcagtattttgtttttggtcatacacattttaaaaacactaaTAATGAACGGGATTAGAAAGACATGCATTTCTCAACTTCATCATAGTTCAAAATATACGCCTGTTTACTGCTGTGTTTGCAGACTCATAAAAAACGTTTACAACATCAAAAACATTAATGAGGGATCGACTTGTGGTCTAGGGTTAGTTTATCAATTAAATGGCCATCAGTCTATTTGAAAGTGATCAAATGTTCCAATCTTGTGGTCTGAGTTGTGTTTACATTATGATCACTGATTGTGCCTTTAAAGGTTCAAAGTTAACTTTTAAAGAGCACGTTATCTTCCAAGCAGTTTGAAATGTGCACATTGTTGATGCACTTTTCTATCCTTGACTAACAAAATAACCTTTGGAATCCAGGGTGTCAAAGTCCTGGTTGATAGATCCTGACTTCCttttaaaaacagacataaaattGTTTCCTAATAGAATGTGAAGAATTAGCAATATGTAGCTACAGTAGCTATGTAGCCTAGCTACATTGTTTTGCATTTAGCCTGTCAACAATTTCAGGATCTGCTCTTTTAGTCACATACTACATTTTTGCTAATCTAATTTAAGATGTATACACTAATACATCAACACTCATACATTTAACAATGAAACTATTCAATTcgctccacacccagagctgcCAAGTAAGGAGACGTTAAAAATGGGATTTTGCCAACAAATCTTGCGTGTTGAAATGTCTTGGAAATCAAGAAGCCCAACTGGAAAACAATCCAGAGTAGTACTATTGCATAATTTAATAGGCGTTAAGGCATTGAAGCTCCCACAGATAACTGTCTCCAAGGACTTGAAGTGAAAAGCAAACATCACTGTCTCACTGCTCAGCTGAGGTATTTTATATGTGGCTGAATTAATTCATCATAAATCACAGATTATGGTTCAGTTTTACAGTTATCAATGAGTCTATTGTCCACCTCCTTAGTGCAAAAGGTAATTTTTCAATGGCGCCTTCACCGTCATTTTCTAGTTACTGTATTTTTACTCAGTAACTTACTTTCATTCATTTATATAGTCAGTTCACACCACCCAAGCTCATTCAcagctcttcttttctttttttttcttgtaataACAGTGCACACACAATATTTGATGCTTCTGTCTGGTGAAGACTCATACACAAGTCTGATTCATAAATCAACAGGAAGAATTACGAGCTGGCAGGTGGTGACTTTACTGTAGAAAACATCAGGCTGCATATCATTTATctgcaggaccatcacaggcaACAGTCAAAAGCCACCTTATGTTAATGTTGCATGTATGGCAAGTTTCCCTCCATCGGGTGTTTCATATGCATCTGTTGCCATTAAAGACTTCTAGCTTTCTTTCAATATACATACTAACTCATCTCCTGTTTTCTATTTATACACTTACAGTACTGTATTGTATTACATGCTAACTAGTATCACATTGCCAGGCCTTACAACGAACAAGATCCTATTTCCATCTGTCATTTCCAACTGTATTTTGTCATACATTTATCAAATTCAGATTTTACCTTTTAAAGCCATGAAATTAAATAGATTTTCCAGAGAATTTCTGGGTTGTCTATATTTCAGTTAAAGGCAGTATAGAATGTGATTAGATTCAAAGCATCTATTTTACATGTGTTAATGCAGTTTGCCTCTGAAACTTTCTTACAGTACTCACAGGATGCTTCACACTTATTATCCCAGCAAGTGACAGAAAATCATAAAAGATAAACAAAGGGGAAAATATAAAGATggcaaagacagacacagaagCAATCATGCTGTCCAAACCCCAGCCCCATTTTTAaaacagaagaggaagaaagagcCTGGCCACATGGGTGGAGAAAGGCTGTGTTGTCTGTTTATTTCTTGATAAAACTGGAAAGTGTCCGTGTGCTGTCACTGTGTGAGCCAGGTGCTACTGACTCATGCAGAACTGTTTGACAGACGGTAGAGGCAGCCTCCGCAAAAGAAAATAAGAGAGAAAAATCTGCCTTGAGGCAGGAAAGTCGTGAAGCTTTAATGTCTCACATTGTAGTCAGAAACATGTGAAAagaaaaccagacacaaaaatacaaattccaTGTTTTATTTCTACCTTGTAACAGAGACAACTTGTGATTGatttgaaaacaaatgaaatacaacaaaaaaatacctttattttctgttgtttctttTCCTTAATTATAATAATCTAATCATTTCATATCTACCCAGCAACAGTGCATGGTGCAAAACATCCctgattgattaaaaaaatcctACACTAATAAGCCAGCAGTATCTAGCGTTAAAATTTGTCAGTGAAAACAATATgaacaaaaaagtcattaaagaCCAGATTCTTAGAGGTAATGACGACAGTAAATATAGAGTAACAAAAAATACATAAGCAGAGGTTTGTACAGCTATGAAAATGGAAATGAAAGTGGTCTTTATTGGACCATTTATTATAGAAGACAGATATCTACAAGTTCCGTGATGTTTCAGCACTGTATTATCTCTTACAGGAGACACTTAATTGTTTTGCATTGTTGGAGACATAATCTATTGGACATGGTCTCCACATCATGGTGCTCACGCCTTGAATTAACTTTTTATTATCCTAAGACTTGAATACATTTCTGTACATTTTCAAATCTCTTTCTGCATCATATTATCCACAAAAGGTGGGCTTGAAAATGACCTTCAGAACAACAGAACACTCTGAACATTGTTCCCCAGTAGACTCATCAGCCACATTAGCCACCTTAAACCGTGAACGGAAACTACAAGTCATCTGACTTGTGAATATCCTGTAATAATGGTGTCTATTGATGTATTTTACTTacaatatgaatataaatacaATATCCTCattccatttatttttatttttatttcacttccTGAGTTGATCTAACTGGATGCGAAGTGAACATGAGCACAGATGAGGTCCGACTGCTATTTTTGTTATTTCACCTGCCCTGTCTTACACAATATTTGCGCTGGACGTGAATTGTTAAAAAGCCACACAGGATTCTAAATAAAgcttaattacattgatttgatttttaaaaaacatttattttctgagGTACTGAGTTGAAAACCTCTTGCTAGAGGGAGAACGGTGTGGCGGGATGACAGCTGAATGCAACTTCCCCACCCTCTGTTTAAGTATGTGCTTATGCACTGCACTCAACTCCACTCCAATATTTACCGCCTTTGCAATCTGGAGAGCTGTGGTCGCATGTGTTCATACTTGGGCAGAGGGCTGAAGAATgaggacagacagcagacaaatGGGGGGAAAGTGTGTTTGGGTTTTAGAAATGGGCAGTGAGATACCCTGAAACACTGTAGAAAGAAAGATTTTTACCAGTTGCAACAGCCTGTGCTGTATGGACTGCTTTCACTGGGGACACCCTGTTTGCCAACTTAATGTACAGTAGAGGGAATGCAAAATGGTCCATATGTGACATTACTGTAGTGATAGatcctatttaaaaaaaaaaaataaaaagtcagtcAGTGTGACTGTGATGTCTTGGGGTTCACAGTTGGCAGAGGAtccacgtatatatatatatatatatatatatatatatatatatatatatatatatatatatatatattttaaatgagtCAGAATGAGGATTGCTGTCACAAGCAATTGCAATTCTCTTACTCATATCATTTACACAGCACTATCAGAAGCATACAAAATTATTTACTAATTGCTATACAGTGGTAACTGTTCACCTGGGAATTACCTGTCGCAACCAAAACTTTAAGCTAGATTGACTGGGAATTCACTGTACATGATTACCTTAAGTATATTTTCATGTTTATAGTAAAACAATGATTTTGTGCTCTGATTCCCCATCAAGTTTAAAGGACTGTCTATTACTTAGTTTCATCCAAACACCGCTGTTTAGTGCTCCAGTTGTAGCTTCAATGCAACCCTCATTCAGTGTGGGTTTAGATTAAAATAAGCCCACTCTTTGTTTTTATGACGGACTCAACTGAAGTGGTCTTAAACAGAGCACTTCAAACTGGAAAGGTCAGAGCAATGATTCACCATCTAATCCCCCTTTGATAGTTTTGCCTTTGATCACAGAATATGGAAAACCTTTAAGCCACTTCCTCCTCAGTACAGCAGGCGTCTAGAGTATACTCTGTTCAAGTTCACTACAGATTAAATGCCAGATAAATAGTGGGGTCTACCTGTGGAACATGAACAGCACATGGTGATATTGTATTATGTGTGAGAAATTCTGGAGTGTTGTGAGGCATTGAGCAACACAAGCTCAGTGACAGAGCCATTCACTTGTTGCCCCTGTAAATCTTCCTGCTAAGTTCATTAACTACTTGTACTTCATATTCAACCAAcaatcatttgaaaaaaaatacattttgcattGAAGAGTTAGTCTGAGACCAGCTTTGGGCGGTCCTCTCCTAAAGTCACTGATCATCATCTTTTGCTAAATCACACTGAAGCAACGTGTGAAATGCCACTTAGTTTTAACGAAGTATAAACTGGCCCAAAATTACACTTTCCAGCATTTACATTTTGGTGAGTCTAATTCATAAGACATCTCTTTAAGCTGCTGTATGGTCAATTCCACACTCAAAAGACAAGCGTAGCCACTATGCATGGCAAAGGTTGCTGACGAACATGACAAAGCAATGGCAAACACAAAGTGATCAGCATGATGGAATGATTCAAATAAATGGTTATTTTTATTCATCTTCAACTTTTAGTGagctaaaaacaagaaaaaaaaggaaatgaactCATGTCAGTTTCATGtatctaaaaaaagaaagaaattgaaGCGAAACTATTTCACATCCATGACTGTGTTCTCAAATCATTGGTTTTCGaaagggaagagaaaaaaaaatgatctcATTGTGAATCCATTTCATTCAAAGATTCACCTGCACATATATCCACCTGTGCGCCcagtgtgtgtggtatgtgccGTTAGCATTTGACCGTGGAACTTGATCCCATCCGCCCATCCCCCCACCCCCTACCCATCCATCACACAGACCTCTAAAACACGATGTACAAAAGCTTGTGTTTAGCATTAAACAGTGCAGGGCCTTAACATAAACAGCTAaggcttctctttctctctcccccttccctTCCTCCCCTGCATCCAGGTTTGACATTACATCACAGATGAGCAAGAACCCATATTTACAACAGGAAAACAGAACAGAGGGTACaggaggaagaaaaataaacatacatacagaaTACAGCAATTTCCTCTGTATCATTCTCACTTTCtttacacactctcacacataaAAAAGAGCACGCCAACAGCCAAACAAACAGTTAAAAATTGTtttagagaggaaaaaaaacatgattgatCCCCAGACACTTGTCTGCTTTGTCGCCGTATGGTGACAAGAGAAAAACAAGTCTGGGGAGgtagagggggaaaaaaagtttaaaaaaaaaaagtgttgggcAGAGAGGAAGGTGGCAGGTTGTGGGAGTGGGATCCAGCGGCTGTTATTTCTTGGCCTTGGGGGCCTTGGCTGAATTTCGCGGCGGGGTGACCGGTCTCCCAGATCCCATTCCTCCTGTGCCATAAGGATACAATTTCTTATCTGCTGGCTTCAGAATCTgcgagagagacaaagaaattCTCATTTAGTTTGATAGGCGTACAAACTAACCTCTGTAATGATTGACAGTAGAAAGCAATCTGACTTTTAGTATTTATCTTTAATTATAGGTACACttgaagtagaaaaaaaaacacaaaggaaaAATACATTCCATTCACTAGAATTCATTAATGATccatactgtataattttggttCGATACTGGTATACAAAATACATAGAAATAGAATAGAAAGTCTTTAGTGTCATTGTACAGCAAAATCAGGAGTGCTACTCCTGAACAGCGCAATAAAAAGACATAGCAGatatacaattttttttcattacaaaagtagaagtacaaacAAAGGCTCCGTTTTACACACCTGAAAGGAGCACATGAGTGTCTCATCCACACTCATCATGGCACCGGCGTTGTCAAACTCTCCACAGTAGTTGGGAGCAGAGAATAAGGTGACAAGTTGCCTCTTTGCAAAGAACTCATAACCGTCTTCTACCACCTGGGGACAGAAATGAGATGGTCAACACCACAGGCAATAAAACTGAAGCCGGTGACTCGCTTGTTGGTACCGTTTAGTCCAGTTGGTTGAGTGAAGTAACACAGGGTCAGATTTTCAACTAAACAGGAGTACAGGAGCACTAAATGTTACTATACTTCTTGTCTACATGGATGGTTGATGGATGAAGAATATTACGTATTGGTATATTTAAACTAATCACCTACTTTTCTTGTTAATTTATAGTGAAATGAAGCTAAAAAAATAGttactaaaaaaaataattacaaaaaaagtacACCACTTTCAGAAAAACTTACAGAAGACAAATGCACATCCCACAGCTTTAGTTGGCAGGGGCACAAGGCCTCCTGGCTACACATTACCTGATGCGCCCTGCATATTAGGTCCATGTCGTGTTTATGCAAAAATTTGGCAACCACATCTGCCCCGAATGTGAAGGAGACACCACGGTCGTTTTCACCCCAGCCCAGCACATCTTTGTCTGGATCAGCCCACAGCAGGTCACACAACAAACCCTGGTCAGGTACGTCTGTGGGTCGCATTACTCTGCGGATCTGCTCCATAGACTGAAGATCAGGAGAGAGGCCTGGAGAAAAATCAAACGCCCATCTTAGTCTGGTTTTTATTATCCAATGTGTATCAATGTGTATCACCTTATCCTCATAACATCTTTTATTAACAACACCTACCTCCATGACAGCAGAAGATTTTCTCATCTACAATGGCAGCCACAGGTAAACAGTTGAAGCAGTCTGTGAAGGTCTTCCACAGCTTAATGTTATACCGTCGCTTACCTACCAACAAAAAAAGGTCAGATGAGACCTTAGTGCAACATTCAAGAGAGcagatttgacatttttccTATTTGCAAAAGTACTCTGCACATACACTCGTCATAAAATCCGTAGATTCGATTAATAGAGGCGCATTCATGGTTTCCACGCAGCAGGAAAAAGTTCTCTGGATATTTGATCTTGTAGGCTAGAAGCAGGCAGATCGTCTCCAGTGACTGCTTCCCTCTGTCTACATAGTCACCCAGGAACAGGTAGTTGCTTTCTGGGGGGAAGCCTCCATATTCAAACAGTCGGAGCAGATCATAGTACTGACCATGGACATCACCTGCAGAGGGCAGCAGAGGAGCGCAATAAAAACACCATACTTTCACTGCTGGGTGTAGCTGCTTATCAAACGATACAACTGGCAATTACAGATGAGCAAAATGTCTAGTTACTCATAAACAAAATCTCAGGTGATTATCTTCTCTTGCATCAGAGTCCGTCTGCAGTGTAACCTCTTTATGACTTCATGGTATTTCACACTTTGTCTTCTTGATGCATTGTTGGAACTCATTGACCACTACATTAAAACTCACCACAGATTTTGAGGGGAGCTTCTAGTTCAAGCAGGATTGGCTGGCTCAGGAAGATTTCACGGGACTTTAGGCAAAGGCCACGGATCTCACCCTCTGTCAGTTGGACATTCTTCCCCGGTCGAGAGCCCTTGACTGAAAAAGTAAAAGATAAGGGACAGGCGTTTCATAGAAGATAAGAACCTTTTGCTGagagctgtaaaaaaaaaagtctgaacgCAGGACATAGGTTGCTGCAATGAAACGTGATCTTCAGATTTTAAGCCAGACCACCAAACTGGGAGGTAAACACCtcccaccagccaaatgctggcaA
This window of the Sander lucioperca isolate FBNREF2018 chromosome 21, SLUC_FBN_1.2, whole genome shotgun sequence genome carries:
- the ppp1caa gene encoding protein phosphatase 1, catalytic subunit, alpha isozyme a, with translation MAEPDKLNIDSIIQRLLEVKGSRPGKNVQLTEGEIRGLCLKSREIFLSQPILLELEAPLKICGDVHGQYYDLLRLFEYGGFPPESNYLFLGDYVDRGKQSLETICLLLAYKIKYPENFFLLRGNHECASINRIYGFYDECKRRYNIKLWKTFTDCFNCLPVAAIVDEKIFCCHGGLSPDLQSMEQIRRVMRPTDVPDQGLLCDLLWADPDKDVLGWGENDRGVSFTFGADVVAKFLHKHDMDLICRAHQVVEDGYEFFAKRQLVTLFSAPNYCGEFDNAGAMMSVDETLMCSFQILKPADKKLYPYGTGGMGSGRPVTPPRNSAKAPKAKK